In Actinoplanes derwentensis, the following proteins share a genomic window:
- the fdhD gene encoding formate dehydrogenase accessory sulfurtransferase FdhD, translating into MARSTGRRTVVTIDVSAPAGSRSRQDHLAAEEPLEIRVRKKPLAVTMRTPGHDIDLAMGFLLSEGVISQATDVTTAQLCAGTDTPNTYNVVDVVLDPSVPPPVTDPTRNFYTTSSCGVCGKASIDAVRTKSRFDVAGFPLEVAAKTLTELPTKLRAAQRTFDRTGGLHAAGLFTTDGELLVLREDVGRHNAVDKVLGWALREGRLPLSGNVLLVSGRASFELVQKAWMAGLPLLAAVSAPSTLAVELAEESGMTLVGFLREPKMNIYTGAHRVTV; encoded by the coding sequence ATGGCTCGGAGCACCGGCCGCCGCACGGTGGTCACCATCGATGTCAGCGCGCCCGCCGGCTCCCGGAGTCGCCAGGATCACCTCGCGGCCGAGGAGCCGCTGGAGATCCGGGTGCGCAAGAAGCCGCTCGCCGTCACCATGCGCACCCCCGGGCACGACATCGACCTGGCGATGGGTTTCCTGCTCAGCGAAGGCGTGATCAGCCAGGCCACGGACGTGACCACGGCACAACTGTGCGCCGGGACGGACACTCCGAACACCTACAACGTGGTGGACGTCGTGCTCGATCCGAGCGTGCCGCCGCCGGTCACCGACCCGACTCGGAACTTCTACACCACCAGTTCGTGCGGGGTCTGCGGCAAGGCCAGCATCGACGCAGTGCGGACCAAGTCGCGTTTCGACGTGGCCGGGTTCCCGCTGGAGGTCGCCGCCAAGACCCTGACGGAACTGCCCACGAAGCTGCGGGCCGCCCAGCGGACCTTCGACCGCACCGGCGGCCTGCACGCCGCCGGCCTTTTCACCACGGACGGTGAGTTGCTGGTGCTGCGGGAGGACGTGGGCCGGCACAACGCGGTCGACAAGGTGCTCGGGTGGGCGCTGCGGGAAGGCCGCCTGCCGCTGTCCGGGAACGTGCTGCTGGTCTCCGGCCGGGCCAGTTTCGAACTGGTCCAGAAGGCGTGGATGGCCGGGTTGCCGCTGCTGGCGGCGGTCTCCGCACCCAGCACCCTGGCGGTGGAGCTGGCCGAGGAATCCGGGATGACACTTGTCGGGTTCCTCCGCGAACCGAAGATGAACATCTATACCGGAGCACATCGCGTCACCGTTTGA
- the mobA gene encoding molybdenum cofactor guanylyltransferase, giving the protein MVLAGGAARRMGGADKPTMTVAGQSMLTRVLAAVHDADPRIVVGRIPGDFPVPVLVTREQPAGGGPVAAAAAGLALVPERVTYTALLAADLPLLTGEAIDVLRLTLESAPMEGALYRDADGHLQLLCGVWRTAGLRAALTRLAEARGGLHGAPVRALLEHSRVAEVSWRRPGPPPWFDCDTDDDLRTAEEWAR; this is encoded by the coding sequence GTGGTCTTGGCCGGTGGTGCGGCACGGCGGATGGGTGGTGCCGACAAACCGACGATGACGGTTGCCGGCCAGTCCATGCTCACCCGTGTCCTGGCGGCGGTGCATGACGCCGACCCTCGGATCGTGGTCGGGCGAATACCCGGCGACTTCCCCGTTCCTGTGCTCGTGACACGAGAACAACCGGCTGGTGGTGGCCCGGTGGCGGCTGCCGCGGCGGGGCTCGCGCTGGTCCCGGAGCGGGTCACCTACACCGCTCTGCTCGCCGCTGACCTGCCGTTGTTGACCGGTGAGGCGATCGACGTGCTGCGGCTCACCCTGGAGTCGGCGCCGATGGAGGGCGCGCTCTACCGGGACGCCGACGGCCACCTGCAACTGCTCTGTGGTGTCTGGCGGACGGCCGGCCTGCGGGCCGCCCTCACCCGGCTGGCCGAGGCGCGCGGCGGTCTGCACGGCGCACCGGTGCGGGCGCTGCTCGAACACTCCCGGGTCGCCGAGGTGTCGTGGCGCCGTCCGGGGCCGCCGCCGTGGTTCGACTGCGACACCGACGACGATCTGCGGACCGCTGAGGAATGGGCCAGATGA
- a CDS encoding DUF6457 domain-containing protein, with protein MSELDQWVAEITAELGLDGVQVPTTEVLDMARDVAHNVLRPGAPVSAYVLGLAVAAGADPVEAAAKISALALRRSTLDS; from the coding sequence ATGAGCGAGTTGGACCAGTGGGTGGCGGAGATCACTGCCGAGCTCGGCCTGGACGGCGTTCAGGTGCCGACGACGGAGGTGCTCGACATGGCCCGTGACGTGGCACACAACGTTCTGCGGCCGGGGGCGCCGGTCTCGGCGTATGTTCTCGGGCTCGCGGTGGCCGCCGGTGCCGATCCGGTCGAGGCCGCCGCCAAGATCAGCGCGCTGGCGTTGCGTCGGTCCACGCTGGACTCGTAG